The following proteins come from a genomic window of Rutidosis leptorrhynchoides isolate AG116_Rl617_1_P2 chromosome 10, CSIRO_AGI_Rlap_v1, whole genome shotgun sequence:
- the LOC139871448 gene encoding uncharacterized protein: MEQTLLEEDPNAKVIDRVGWNGTNCTGAWSWSREPIGRTANEAPGLRDLITSVIINTEKKDFWGWKLNNNNGFATGILADNIDNRLLNAGTNVCETIGNNLVPKKVEIFVWRLRKKRLPVLIELDKRGIDLNSVRCSICDGDIEMVDHSLIFCNKSMDVWSKIFDWWGLNGIANASIMDLFGEGFGSNSSGISAKILQAVIWTSGYLI, translated from the exons ATGGAGCAGACACT GTTGGAGGAAGATCCGAATGCAAAAGTGATCGATCGAGTGGGTTGGAACGGTACTAACTGCACTGGTGCGTGGAGTTGGAGTCGAGAGCCGATTGGAAGAACAGCAAATGAAGCACCGGGCCTGCGTGATTTGATTACATCGGTGATTATCAATACAGAGAAAAAAGATTTTTGGGGATGGAAGTTAAACAACAACAACGGGTTCGCTACGGGGATTCTTGCAGATAATATTGATAACCGATTACTTAATGCAGGTACCAACGTATGCGAGACAATCGGGAACAATTTGGTTCCAAAAAAGGTAGAGATTTTTGTGTGGAGATTAAGGAAAAAGCGGTTGCCCGTCTTGATAGAGCTTGACAAACGAGGCATTGACCTCAACTCGGTTCGATGCTCCATTTGTGATGGCGATATTGAGATGGTTGACCACTCACTTATTTTTTGTAATAAATCCATGGATGTGTGGTCGAAGATATTTGATTGGTGGGGTCTTAATGGTATCGCAAATGCTAGCATTATGGATCTTTTTGGCGAAGGTTTTGGTTCGAACTCATCGGGTATTAGTGCAAAGATATTGCAAGCGGTAATTTGGACGAGTGGCTACCTAATTTGA